In Spinacia oleracea cultivar Varoflay chromosome 5, BTI_SOV_V1, whole genome shotgun sequence, a single window of DNA contains:
- the LOC110797199 gene encoding dnaJ protein P58IPK homolog, producing the protein MINLHHIFPFSIDMIACRGFIFTIFILNFVLACHLILLQPLVSASDGIPMKADDLLEKATQSIKVKRYSEALEDLNAAIEADSTLSEAYSHRANILRRLCRYKESEINYKKYLEHKPGNSAAEKELSQLHQARSALETASSLHDSGDLKRALEYVDKVVLVFSPACSKAKLLKVKLLLASKDYSGAIAETGYILKEDENDLDALLIRGRAYYYLADHDVAMRHYQKGLRLDPEHSELKKAYFGLKNLQKKTKSAETNVDKGKFRLAVEDYKAALALDPAHVAYNVHLHLGLCKVLVRLGRGKDALSSCTEALNIDEELLEALVQRGEAKLLTEDWEGAVEDLKTAAQKSPQDTSIREALMRAEKALKLSKRKDWYKILSVSKSASAAEIKRAYKKLALQWHPDKNAENREAAEEKFREIAAAYEVLGDEEKRVRYDRGEDEEGMGMGGGGGGGGGYGFGGFDPFGGGGQQYTFHFEGGFPGGDFGGFHY; encoded by the exons ATGATCAATCTACACCatattttccctttttcaaTCGATATGATTGCTTGTAGAGGATTCATCTTCACCATTTTTATCCTCAACTTTGTTCTTGCTTGTCATCTTATTCTCCTTCAACCTCTCGTTTCTGCTTCAG ATGGAATTCCTATGAAAGCAGATGATTTATTGGAAAAGGCTacacaaagtataaaagtaaaACGTTACAGTGAGGCACTTGAGGATCTTAATGCTGCTATTGAGGCAGATTCAACACTTTCGGAGGCATATTCACATCGGGCAAATATTCTCCGTCGGCTGTGCAg GTACAAAGAGTCAGAGATAAATTATAAAAAGTATCTGGAACACAAACCTGGAAATTCAGCTGCTGAAAAAGAGCTATCTCAGTTGCATCAAGCTAGAAGTGCTCTGGAAACTGCTTCAAGTCTCCATGATTCTGGAGATCTTAAGAGAGCATTGGAGTATGTTGACAAAGTTGTGCTTGTTTTCTCTCCTGCATGCTCAAAG GCCAAACTTTTGAAGGTGAAATTGTTGTTAGCATCAAAAGATTATTCAGGTGCCATTGCTGAGACTGGTTATATCCTCAAAGAAGATGAGAATGACCTTGATGCTTTGCTAATTAGAGGCCGTGCCTATTACTATTTAGCAGATCATGATGTGGCCATGAG GCATTATCAAAAAGGACTTCGTCTAGATCCAGAGCACAGTGAACTGAAGAAAgcttattttggattgaaaaaTTTGCAAAAGAAGACAAAAAGT GCAGAAACAAACGTCGATAAAGGTAAATTCCGCCTTGCAGTGGAGGACTATAAAGCAGCTCTTGCTCTAGACCCTGCTCATGTAGCGTACAATGTGCATCTTCATCTCGGATTGTGCAAGGTGTTGGTGAGATTGGGTAGAGGGAAGGATGCTTTGAGTAGTTGCACGGAAGCCTTAAACATCGACGAAGAACTTCTTGAAGCTTTGGTACAG AGGGGTGAAGCAAAACTTTTGACAGAAGATTGGGAGGGGGCAGTGGAAGATCTGAAAACTGCAGCTCAAAAGTCACCCCAG GATACGAGCATCAGAGAAGCACTAATGAGAGCCGAGAAAGCCTTAAAGTTGAGCAAGCGCAAAGACTGGTACAAAATTCTCAGTGTCTCTAAGAGTGCATCTGCTGCAGAGATAAAACGTGCCTATAAGAAGCTTGCTTTGCAGTGGCACCCAGACAAGAATGCTGAGAATAGAGAAGCAGCTGAAGAAAAATTTCGCGAAATAGCGGCTGCATACGAG GTTCTAGGGGACGAAGAAAAACGTGTAAGATATGACAGAGGAGAGGATGAAGAAGGCATGGGGAtgggtggcggtggtggtggtggtggtggttatggATTTGGTGGATTTGATCCTTTTGGTGGTGGGGGACAGCAGTATACATTTCATTTTGAAGGAGGCTTCCCTGGTGGTGATTTTGGCGGATTTCATTATTAA
- the LOC110797190 gene encoding fasciclin-like arabinogalactan protein 11, whose amino-acid sequence MKILFVALFLEGVVFAMAQAQAPAPGPAGPTNITAILTKAGQFTMFMRLLESTQEADQINNQLNNSKSGLTVFAPPDNSFSNLKSGLLNSLSDQQKVQLVQFHVLPNFISQSEFQTASNPLRTQAGNSNDGEYPLNVTTSGNQVNITTGVVNTTVSNSIYSDGQLAVYQVDQVLLPLAFFKSPAPAPAPVAGKPKKDAKAGDTADDNTEDTTNSSGATQLVKSGLNVVVFSIFFVAASIYMVL is encoded by the coding sequence ATGAAGATCCTTTTTGTAGCATTGTTTCTCGAGGGTGTAGTCTTCGCAATGGCTCAAGCACAGGCACCAGCTCCAGGACCTGCAGGACCTACAAATATAACAGCGATTCTTACGAAAGCTGGTCAGTTCACCATGTTTATGAGGCTACTAGAGAGTACTCAAGAAGCTGACCAAATCAACAACCAACTCAACAACTCAAAGTCTGGCCTCACAGTTTTCGCCCCACCTGATAACTCCTTTTCCAACCTTAAATCAGGGCTGCTGAACTCTCTGTCAGACCAACAGAAGGTGCAGTTAGTGCAGTTCCATGTACTCCCTAACTTCATTTCTCAATCTGAGTTTCAGACAGCCAGCAACCCTTTGAGGACACAGGCTGGGAATAGCAATGATGGGGAGTATCCACTAAATGTTACCACTTCAGGAAACCAAGTGAATATAACTACTGGGGTAGTCAATACAACAGTGTCGAATTCCATTTATAGTGATGGGCAGTTGGCTGTTTACCAGGTGGATCAAGTCCTTCTTCCTTTGGCTTTCTTCAAATCACCAGCACCCGCACCAGCTCCAGTGGCAGGTAAGCCCAAAAAGGATGCAAAGGCGGGTGATACTGCAGATGACAACACAGAAGACACTACTAATTCTTCTGGTGCCACTCAATTGGTCAAGTCTGGGTTGAATGTGGTGGTCTTTTCCATCTTCTTTGTTGCTGCTTCAATCTATATGGTTTTATGA